The DNA window tcttttaaataaatacttttaaatgttaatttcatttatAGTGGACTGAAAAAATCTGATTAATTTTAGGATGAATAGGACATGAAATAATGATAGATTAGAATCCTATTTCGAACAAATTACAGACAGTGTAGCGTCTGATAGATTATATTAGTAATTTGCAATAGCCTGAAGCAGGCggacaaaacagctttttcaatCCAGCAAATAAGTTAACATGAGGCAGTACTAATTCAGCTGGGGAATGTAGgtcttcctcattttctctttagtGACTTTgcctctgattttctttctgtcatctgACAGATACGTGGTAGGATTTCCAGTGCAGGCTGTCATGCAAACTGCTGAAGTGAACTGTTAGTGTGTAGATCTTGAGATGGTACAACCTGTTTCTGGCTccatttatttgtgtttgatGCCACATACAGTACTGCTGACTGCCTAGAGCTTCTTGCTAAAGGTGGGAAGCACTGGTGTGCAAACAGTCTTGCATAATTTCATCCACCGCTTGACTATCTGGGGTGCTGTGTGCCTCTTGGAGCTGAACAATAAATGGAAGTAGACAATGTATTTCTTGGTACTCCAGTTTGATTGACCACTGCTGCTGAAACAATGATGTCATTCATTACTCCCAAATTTGCCATCGTTATAGGCCCTTATAGTTCTTCAGCTTTATCTGAAGTTTTACTGGGTAAAAGTGTAGtgtaatttaaattataatgcagtactatttctttttagtaaGGTTACACTGCTTAAATAGCAAATAGttttttgtcttgcatgtgaCAGTAATACAGGATTTCAGAGTAGAATATTGACACAAATGAGCGTGGTCTGTGAGATCTCCTGCTGAGCTAGACTGCAGCCCTTTTTATCAATAAGGGACCTATAATTCAAAGTTGGGTCAAATATTGAATGAATTAGGTGGATCACCTGAAAGGGGAGGGTTGCAGTGTATGgtatataaggaaaaaataggatATTGatagggccacaaagatggtctgagggctggagcacctccaaGGAGACCTCATTgaggcctttcagtacttaaaggggtcttacaAAAAGAACGGAGGGgctctttacttgggtagataatgatagggcaagggggagcggtcttaaactaaaagaggatagatttagattaaacgttaagaagaaatttttcacagtaagggtggtgaggcactggcacaggttgcccagagaagctgtgggtgccccatccctggaggtgttcaaggcccCGCAGGATGGGgtcttggccaacctgatctagtgggtgtcatccctgtccatggcagggggttggagttagatgatctttaacgtcccttccaacccaagccattctgtgatgtGATTGATGAGGAGTACCTCATACTTGGTAAAAACATTCTTACAGAAACCTTGCGGTTACGTTGCTTTATCTGTGTGTAACAGTTCTGTAATTCTTCATGAACAGCATTTTTGAGAGCTTTTCATACTTACCACTCAAAGTTAGTAccacagcttttcttctcttgtagAATCTTGTACAGAAAATATAGCTGCTCAGAGCGCAAAATTTTCCTGTGCCATTCATACACAGGGATGAAAATGTTTGAAGCTGAAATGACAGCTTGTATTTTCTCTTGATCTTTAGGTGCACATGAACTTGAACAGATGCAGTTGATTCTAGAATCAATTCCTGTTGTACATGAGGAGGACCGTCAGGAGCTTCTCAATGTAATTCCAGTTTACATTAGAAATGATATGACTGAGCCACACAAACCTTTAACTCAGTTGCTTCCAGGCATTAGTCCCGAAGGTAagttattctgaaaaaatattttctatatttcacaaataataaaatagtggTGAACAGCATAACAGTGTATGCCTATGACTGTTAAAAGCGAATTTAAATTAGAAGAATCCATACGTTCTCTGAAGATCTGAAGAAGAACTGTATTctactgtaatttaaaaaaaaaattatatatatatgattgtGATAGCTATATGATCATCTTTGGAGTAGAATTACGCCTCCGTGCTGGACCTGTCTGCACTGAAAGACTGATTAAAATTGCTATATTTTGAGACACTGGCCTTCTAAATATAAGAGAACATTGGAATGGTGTCAGTTTAAAACAActctttgaattttttattttttttaaagtccccaaaacaaactgttttgaaaCTTGGCTGCTGACAGCAGTGTTTCATGACACATGTTGGTGGATACTGTTTCAACTTGAAGCATTCTTTcttgtagtatttttttttcctgttttaggATAAATTATTGTAGATCCTAGATTTGATCTCTACTCTTCTGCATTTCCTATGGCtgccaaatttttatttttttgggcCATTAAGTGTTAGTATGTGATATATCATGGGTGGCAAAATATACGTTTTAAGCAGGTGCACACTCCTAAAGCAAAGCATTGCGTTTTAATCTTTAATACTGGATgtctgaaatgttgttttttctccttttaaatcaTAACTTCTGTTGCACAGCACTGGACTTCCTGGAGCAAATTTTGACATTTAGTCCCATGGATCGATTGACAGCAGAAGAAGCTTTGTCCCATCCTTACATGAGCATTTATTCCTTTCCAACGGATGAGCCTATTTCAAGTCATCCTTTTCACATTGAAGATGAGGTAGATGATATTCTGCTGATGGATGAAAGTCACAGCCATATTTATAATTGGGAAAGGTAAATTTATTGCTTACTGTAGCATGTAATGTGACTTAACTGTTGTGTGTTTGAAGTCATGTTGCTTCTTGAgcatcctttccttttctacGTGTTTCTCAAGTTGACTTGAGAATCATTGGGTTTATGGCTCATAAGACTGATTAGGGTGTGCTGACACATTCCTGAGATGCACTTGGAAATCTAAAATCTAAAGCTTAATCTCTGTTACTACTTTTCTCTGCCCAAAAtacttgtctttaaaaaaaaaaaaaaaaatcaacatgaaGAGTGTTTTAAGTATGGATTGCTCTTTTTCAATGCTTAGTGCATATAGCAGTAAAGAGAATTACAGTAGTCGTATTTAAAGTCAGACTTTATGGAAGAGCTCTGTCAATGGGATGAGCTATTGTACGTAATTCTGGACTTACATCTTTAAGATATGCATATGAGGATTGCTTTATGCCacattaaacttaaaaaaataaaaataaaaatggaagaggtACCTAATTTGAGGAAAAACTTaggttatttttattgaattacCATTATTCTGTAAGAGAATATCTGTAAGGACACTGTCTCTGTCTTGCGAGCTAGAAGACTGTTTTTAGTCGCTAATGCTTAGGAAATTGTTTTGCAGATACCATGAGAGTCAGTTTTCAGACCATGACTGGCCTATTCATAATAACTATGAAGCTGATGAAGTTCAGCGTGATCCAAGGGCTCTTTCTGATGTTACTGATGAGGAAGAAGTTCAAGTAGATCCTCGCAAATATTTGGATGGAGATCGTGAAAAGTATCTGGAGGATCCTGCTTTTGACACCCACTTCTCTACTGAACCTTGCTGGCAGTATTCAGATcaccatgaaaacaaatactgtgATCTAGAATGTAGTCACACTTGTAATTACAAAATGAGGTCATCTTCATACCTAGATAATTTAGTTTGGCGAGACAGTGAAGTTAACCATTACTATGAGCCCAAGCTTATTATAGATCTTTCAAACTGGAAGgaacagagcaaagaaaagtcTGATAAGAAAGGCAAGTCTAAATGTGAAAAGAATGGATTGGTGAAAGCTCAGATAGCGCTTGAGGAAGCATCACAGCAACTtgttgaaaaagaaagggagaagaatcAAGGATTTGACTTTGATTCATTCATAGCAGAAACTATTCAGCTTAGTTTACAACACGAGTCTACTGATGTTGATAAATTAAATGACTTGAATAGCTCAGTATCTCAAATGGAGTTAAAAGGATTAATATCAAAGTCAGTaagcagagagaagcaggagaaaggaaTGGCTAATTTGGCACAGTTAGAAGCTCTGTACCAAACTTCTTGGGACAGTCAGTTTGTAAGTAGTGGGGAGGAGTGCTTCCTCATAGACCAGTTTTGTTGTGAAGTAAGGAAAGATGAACACGttgagaaacaaaatacttacaCCAGTTATTTGGACAAATTTTTTAGTAAGAAAGAAGATGCTGAAATGCTAGAACCTGAGCCAGTAGAAGAGGGGAagcctggggagaaggaaagagaagagagcttTCTTAGTAACAGTGGAGAACTCCTCTTCAACAAACATCTTGAGGCGATAGGTATTCCTCAGTTTCATAGCCCTGTTGGTTCGCCACTGAAATCAATACAGGCCACGTTAACGCCTTCTGCTATGAAATCATCTCCCCAAATTCCCCACAAAACATACAGCAGCATTCTGAAACATCTAAATTAAAACACTCAGCAgacatttcttttatattcatgagatgtgtttgtctttttttattactagTGTAAGTAATTTTTTTACTTGAATCAGATGGTGTAATTTTGGTATGGATTTCATTAGCTTTCTGTTTACCATTGTTTTTACAATCCAGAATTACTTTCTATacataagttttgtttttaaactggcATGTCGTTTgcacacaaaattaaagaatagagcaaaataatgcaaaatgcagGAGGTAACAAAAATGCACTAaaccaagtaaaaaaaaaaaacattctcagtAAAACAGTGTccatgttttgcagaaaaagaatcTTGCCTTGAAATTTACACAGTGAGACTGTACATAATTGCatgaaaatatctatttttcccaaaacatttttttcattcatgcGTATTTTAGAGTTTTTCATACTGTACACATTTCTTAGACACATGATACCAGCAGCAACTGAAATGAATGCAGAATTTGGTACGCATGTGTTATCTACCTCAAGGTAACAGCAGTATGTGGCAAAACATTAACCACCCATAGTGCTTCTCATTATGCACTTCTATTTAGCCAGCATTATTGTAGTAGCTATTCTTATTGAAAATCAttcaatatttataaatgttttggtATGCATTCTTTATAGTGAAGTGTTAATATGcagcacttttatttattttagcaaataagtatatttctgtaattataGAAAGTCAACTTAATTTTTGAGTTACTTTTCAgataaaagtttttgtttagCACTATGGTTTTATTGCCTACATAGCTGGATATATATTAACATCGGCTTATTCTGAGGCtatcaatacatttttttctagttttcatttCAAGTAAAGCACTCACTGTGTATAGGAATTTGTAATTGGAGGTGCTTGATCTCTACAAAAGAAATTAGGAATTGCTTTATTATAAAATGCTCCTAGAAGTCTTAAttgtgttcatttaaaaaaaattttgtaATGTTAGTTGTGTGCATGGAAATAATTAAGGTACAACATTACTGTAGGTTAAAGTTCTATATGGtgagacattttgtttttactgtatgTTTTTACTGAATGATTCCTGCCCCCTTCCCGCTGCCCCTCAAAAGCAAGCATGAATAAAATTAGGTTAAATATAGCATGTAGCATCTCGGtcttctgaaaatttgtt is part of the Cygnus atratus isolate AKBS03 ecotype Queensland, Australia chromosome 11, CAtr_DNAZoo_HiC_assembly, whole genome shotgun sequence genome and encodes:
- the MAPK6 gene encoding mitogen-activated protein kinase 6; translation: MAEKFESLMNIHGFDLGSRYMDLKPLGCGGNGLVFSAVDNDCDKRVAVKKIVLTDPQSVKHALREIKIIRRLDHDNIVKVFEILGPSGSQLTDDVGSLTELNCVYIVQEYMETDLANLLEQGPLLEDHARLFMYQLLRGLKYIHSANVLHRDLKPANLFINTEDLVLKIGDFGLARIMDPHYSHKGHLSEGLVTKWYRSPRLLLSPNNYTKAIDMWAAGCIFAEMLTGKTLFAGAHELEQMQLILESIPVVHEEDRQELLNVIPVYIRNDMTEPHKPLTQLLPGISPEALDFLEQILTFSPMDRLTAEEALSHPYMSIYSFPTDEPISSHPFHIEDEVDDILLMDESHSHIYNWERYHESQFSDHDWPIHNNYEADEVQRDPRALSDVTDEEEVQVDPRKYLDGDREKYLEDPAFDTHFSTEPCWQYSDHHENKYCDLECSHTCNYKMRSSSYLDNLVWRDSEVNHYYEPKLIIDLSNWKEQSKEKSDKKGKSKCEKNGLVKAQIALEEASQQLVEKEREKNQGFDFDSFIAETIQLSLQHESTDVDKLNDLNSSVSQMELKGLISKSVSREKQEKGMANLAQLEALYQTSWDSQFVSSGEECFLIDQFCCEVRKDEHVEKQNTYTSYLDKFFSKKEDAEMLEPEPVEEGKPGEKEREESFLSNSGELLFNKHLEAIGIPQFHSPVGSPLKSIQATLTPSAMKSSPQIPHKTYSSILKHLN